In Apium graveolens cultivar Ventura chromosome 10, ASM990537v1, whole genome shotgun sequence, the following are encoded in one genomic region:
- the LOC141692690 gene encoding uncharacterized protein LOC141692690 produces the protein MAGIVKEILAKPIQLADQIIKLSDDSTSYFRQDCSELKSKTEKLAALLRQAARASNDLYERPTRRIIDDTQQVLEKALVIIQKCGANGLIKRVFTIIPAAAFRRMGFQLENSIGDVSWLLRVSASSRDDEYLGLPPIAANEPILCLIWEQIAILYSRTLDDRCDAAASLVSLARDNDRYGKLIIEEGGVIPLLKLVKEGKSEGQENAVRAIGLLGRDHESVEYMIHAGVSSVFAKILKDAPMKVQAVVAWAVSELVEHYPKCQDLFAQHNIIRLLVGHLAFETVQEHSKYAITSNKSNSIHAAAVVLASKNLSVGNKPINDDEKNGLIAHPTGNKHPNQMHSVVTNTMAKNFQSKPKNGNVAVHTHSHIKNHHHQQQQHEHNVLLAGASIKGRELEDPVTKAFMKKMAARALWQLAKGNSAICRSITESRALLCFAVLLEKGPEDVKYNSAMALMEITAVAEIDSVLRRSAFKPNTPACKAVVDQLYVIMKKAGSDLLIPCINAIGNLARTFKATETRMIGPLVKLLEDGEAEIAKAASIALTKFACTDNYLHIDHSKAIISGGGAKHLIQLVYFGEQIVQTSAVILLCYIALHVPDSQELAQAEVLTVLVWASKQPFLTQYETVSTLLEEANSRLELYQSRNSRH, from the coding sequence ATGGCAGGAATAGTCAAAGAAATTCTAGCGAAACCAATCCAACTAGCCGACCAAATCATCAAATTATCTGACGACTCGACTTCATATTTCAGACAAGATTGCTCTGAACTCAAATCCAAGACCGAAAAACTCGCTGCCCTTCTCCGACAAGCCGCCCGTGCCAGCAACGACCTCTACGAACGGCCCACGCGCCGTATCATAGACGATACTCAACAAGTTCTCGAAAAAGCTCTGGTGATCATCCAAAAGTGTGGTGCCAATGGATTGATTAAGCGCGTGTTTACCATCATTCCAGCTGCTGCGTTCCGTAGGATGGGGTTTCAGCTGGAAAACTCTATCGGAGACGTGTCTTGGTTGTTACGGGTCTCCGCTTCGAGTCGTGATGATGAGTACCTAGGACTTCCTCCAATTGCAGCTAATGAGCCTATACTTTGTTTGATTTGGGAGCAAATTGCCATTTTATATAGCAGAACGTTGGATGATCGTTGTGATGCAGCTGCTTCGCTTGTTTCGCTTGCTCGAGATAATGATCGATATGGCAAGTTGATTATTGAAGAAGGAGGTGTGATACCATTGTTGAAGTTAGTTAAAGAAGGCAAGTCAGAAGGACAAGAGAATGCGGTTAGGGCAATCGGACTCTTAGGGCGTGATCATGAGAGTGTAGAGTACATGATCCATGCTGGTGTCTCTTCTGTTTTCGCCAAAATTCTTAAGGATGCTCCTATGAAGGTTCAAGCTGTTGTAGCCTGGGCTGTTTCGGAATTAGTTGAGCATTATCCCAAATGTCAGGATTTATTTGCTCAACATAATATTATTCGATTGCTTGTTGGTCATTTAGCATTTGAGACCGTTCAGGAGCATAGTAAGTATGCGATTACTAGTAATAAATCTAATTCTATTCATGCTGCTGCGGTTGTTTTAGCTAGTAAGAATCTTTCTGTTGGTAATAAGCCGATTAATGATGATGAGAAGAATGGTTTGATTGCTCATCCAACTGGGAATAAACATCCGAATCAGATGCATAGTGTTGTTACGAATACTATGGCGAAGAATTTTCAGAGTAAGCCGAAGAATGGTAATGTGGCTGTTCATACTCACAGTCACATaaagaatcatcatcatcagcagCAGCAGCATGAGCATAATGTTTTGTTGGCTGGTGCTAGCATTAAGGGGAGGGAATTGGAAGATCCTGTTACCAAGGCttttatgaagaaaatggcaGCACGAGCCCTTTGGCAACTCGCCAAGGGAAATTCAGCTATCTGTCGTAGTATTACCGAGTCAAGAGCACTTTTGTGTTTTGCTGTATTATTAGAGAAAGGACCTGAAGATGTTAAGTACAATTCTGCCATGGCGTTAATGGAGATCACAGCAGTAGCGGAGATTGATTCTGTTTTGAGAAGATCAGCATTTAAGCCTAATACACCAGCTTGTAAGGCAGTTGTCGATCAATTATACGTGATTATGAAAAAAGCAGGTTCTGATTTGCTTATACCGTGTATAAATGCTATTGGAAATTTGGCTAGGACTTTTAAGGCAACAGAGACACGGATGATAGGTCCATTGGTAAAGTTGCTTGAGGACGGAGAAGCTGAGATTGCTAAAGCAGCCTCCATTGCTCTAACGAAGTTTGCTTGTACTGATAACTATCTTCATATCGACCACTCGAAAGCAATAATTAGTGGTGGAGGAGCAAAGCATTTGATCCAGCTTGTGTATTTTGGGGAACAAATCGTTCAAACTTCAGCTGTTATTCTCCTGTGCTACATCGCGCTTCACGTACCAGATAGCCAAGAACTTGCACAAGCTGAGGTGCTTACTGTGCTTGTATGGGCGTCAAAACAGCCATTCTTGACACAATATGAGACGGTGTCTACCTTGTTAGAAGAGGCAAATAGTAGATTGGAGCTATACCAGTCCAGAAATTCAAGGCATTGA